The window GAATATTCCGCGTCGTCGATTGATCGCGGAATGATTCATTTCGCGCTGATGTAATCGGGCAAACCATCGGGGAAGCTGTTGCGGGTCAGATCGCGGGGAACGGCGGCGGAAGATCGATCTTCGGCAAGATCGGCGATGGGCTGCGAGCGGCTGGTGGTTGGCTCGGCTTCGACGGCGACTTCGGTTACGACGGCGTCGGCGGCCCGGACGGAAACGGACGGAACCTCTCGCTCGCGGGATTGGGCGACGCCTTTGAGGATGTGCTCGGCGTCCGCCAACAAGCGCCGGTGCCCGGGCCTATAGCTGACACGATAACCGCGCTCTACGGCGAAGGCTGGATATATGGCGAGAGCGCGCCGGGCGATGCATCGCTCTTGCTGATCCAGGGCGGGGGAAATCGTCCCGGCGGCCGACCTGGGATTGGCCATAACGGCGGTCCCCCGATGGGCCCGACCTCTTTGCAGCAAGTTTTCCCTGGGCTTCAAAGCGCGCCCGCAGGTGCAATACTAGCACCTGTCCCTTCCGAAAACCTCATTTCGGCGGGCCGCGGCTGTAGCGCCGATGCAAACCGCCCAGGACGCGGCGTGAAACGATGCCTCCGCGGGGCTCGACGGGCCGCGTCAGCGGCGAATCCTTGCCTAAAGTAAGGTGGGTGCGGTCGAAATTGTAATAATCGGCATAGTCGCGCAGCACGCGGCGCAGATGCGCCGCATTGAGGATGATGTGGTGATCGAGGCACTCGCGCCGGATCGAGCCGATTAGCCGCTCGACATGGCCGTTCTGCCAGGGGGAACGCGGTTGGGTTGGGTGATCGCGTACGCCGATGGCGCGGAGCTGACGGCGGAAGACAGCGCCATAGAGGCGGTCATTGTCACGCACCAGGATCGGGGCTTCAATCGAGGCATTGCCTAGCGCGCACGCGATCTCACAAGCCAGCCAGTACGCGTTCGCCCGGGGCGTCACTTCGACGTGCAAGATGCGTCGGCGCTCGTGTCCAAGCACGACGAAGGCGTAGAGCGTATCGAAACCGAGGGTGCGCACAGTCAGCATATCGATGCCGACAATGTGCTTGGCGTGGGTTGTGAGAAACGTGCGCCAGCTTTGCGACGGGTGCCTAGCCCGGGGCGGCATATATTTGGACACGGTGGATTGGGCGAGCGTGAAGCCAAGCTTCAGCAATTCGCCATGGATGCGCGGGGAGCCCCAGAGCGGGTTCTCCCGCGCCATACGGCGGATGAGGGCGATCAGTTCAGGACTGATCCGCGGGCGTCCGCCGCGGCGCTCTGATATCATGCGCCACCAGGCGCGATAGAGCGCGTCGTGCCAGGCGATCAGCCGTCGCGGTGAGCACCAGCAGGCGACCCAACCCAACACAAAACCCAAGGCCAGCGACCAATCCACATGAGCTTAATCGGCCGGATTGTTCGAAAGTTTAGCCATGGCAGAGCCTAGCTCGGCCCACCGTCGCCAAGTATGTCCAAGAATCCCTGAAACCTGATCTCGGCCTTGGCGGTGGCGTCTGGATCGCTGTCATCGAGCGGTCCGGCATATTCAAACCAGACCCTCTGGTTTGCGGCCGCTGTTATGACGCGCGTCGCGCTGCGTTCAATTCACGACAGGAACGTGCGCTCCTTCGCATGCTCGGTGCCGGACCTGAAGGCTTTGTGGGCGGCCTAAGCGCGAAGAATTATATGACCATCACCGACGCGGCGACGGCCACGGCGACGCGCGATCTTGCGGCGCTCGCTGAGATGGGCGCGCTCACACGCACCGGTGCGCTGAATTCGACACGCTATCCTTAGCGGTGGAGCTGCGACCCGTAGAGCGCGTGACGATCGACATGATCTAAGCGACCCCACCTGGGCTTTGTGTCTGTTGCGCGGTTACGATGATTGGCGCCTTCGCTCATCAATCCACTTGTCGAGGTCAATCGGATCATAGCGCACAGAACGGTCGGTAGATTTCACGAATGGCGGCCCCTTGCCCTTCATGCGCATCTTGTCGAGCGTCGATTTTGATAATCCAAGGCGCGCTGCAGCGCGCCGTACATCCAGAAGTGCGTTCGGCGGTGGCGCAATGGGCGCCGAAAGAGCGGGAATTGCTGGGGTCTCTTTGGCGACCGTCTTGGACGATCGCGCTTTCCTTTTCGCCTTTCGGCCTGAGTTTGGATTCGAACCAAACAGCTCCAATTGAGGCAAGGAACGGTCGGGCTTGGAATTCACGGCCGATAAGGACCCAAGATGATGTCTTGGCTCACGAGCACACGAACGCGTGCGCCAGCGCGAATGCGCAGAGTGGGGCGCACATCAAGTTCGCGATCAACTAGACGCCCGCCCACGCGTGCAGCTTCTTGTGCGGACGCGTCGCCGACGCTTGCGCTGACGCGATCCTCGTCATCGCTTTCGGCCTCATTGGCGGCGACGCTCAAGACGCCAGATAAGATCGAGGCAAAGGCGATGCGACCAAGATGTGCGTCGGCCTGGCCGCTTAAGCCTGCGGTCCCGGCGGCATCCGTGCCGGGCATGTCTTCAAGCGAGATGCTCCAGCCGTTGGGCATGATGAGCCTGCGCCACGTGACGCGAAGACGTTGGTCGCCATAGCGCGTGTCGGCATCATAGGCGCCGATCAGACGTGCGCCCTGCGGAATGAGCAAATGATTGCCGGTGACGCTGTCGAAAACGTTCTCGCTCACTTGCGCGATGACGCGGCCGGGTTGATCTGAATTCAAAGCCGTGAGCAGGGCCGCCGAGATAGTGGAGCCAGCTTGAAGTGTGAACCTCGATTGCGGCGGCCTGTACCCGCTTTGCAGCACGGCGCTATCTTCGGTCGAAACTGAGCGTGTGTTTGACCGTGTGCGCGAAAAGAGAAGTCCGGAGATGCGCGCGCTTTCTGCGTCGGCAAGGTCTGGCGACTGCGATTGGGCCGGCGCAGATGCGGCGTTCCCAGCGCCTGGGGCCGGCGCATTTTCATTTGCTTCTGAAGCGCCGCCCGGCGGTCCTTGATCGCCCCAGAAATAATCGCGCTCTGGATCAATCGGCGGCGCCAAAGTGTTGGCGTCATAGGTGTCAGGCGCCTCGCGTATGGCTTCAGGCGGCGAGATGTTGGCTTGGCTTTGCTGGCTTTCAGTCTCGGCGCGCCGTTCGCGTTCGGGGCGCGAGAGGCCTTGGAGCAGCGCCAACGCTATGGCGCTTCCAAGTAGAAGCGCGCCACCCATCAGCAATTTGCGCGAGAGACGGCGCGGCTTAGGCGCCGAAGCGCGGATTGAGATCGTCGGCGGAATGTGGGGCTTCGGACGGATCGGGACTTCGTCGTCCGACGCGCCCGTTGTTGAATTGGTCATCGACGTCTCCGGGGCGTGGTCGGCGGATGTGTTGACGCGCCGTTGCGGGTGATGCGCACGATGGTGGGGCGCTCGCCGCCAAGCCGAAGTTCAGCAGCATCGAACAAGCGATCAATCACGTAGCGATTGGAGATCGTCCGGTAATTGACCAAAGCAGGCTCGCCGCCATCGAGCACGAAGAGAGGCGGTGCTTCAGTTGTTGCCAGTTCGGGCGGAAACTCGATGTAGGTGCGCTGTCCGTCGTCATAGACGCTGCGCGGCAGCCAGCGCGGGCTTGGTCCACGCGCCACGCGAATGCGATAGCCTGTGTTGATCGCAGTGGGATCAGCATATCCCTCGGCAAGGCTCGCTGGATCAGCGGCAGCGTAGCGCCAAGCGGTGCGCGCCGAATAGGTTTGGCCAGCGACCGCGATCGCTTCCAGCGAATAGACTCGTCTGTCTGTCACAACGAGAATGTTGGTGCGCACGCCCCCGCGAAGCGGCTTCACCAGGATGAGCGGACGGGTCTCGCCCTCATGGCCGCTAGAGGCTTCTTCGACCATCCAGCGCGTCGTATCGCCTGCGGCGATCGAAGTGATGGTTTCACCGGGCTCTAGCAGCACAGCCGAGATGAAGCCGGGTGCGGCATAAATCTCATAGAGCGCGCCGTCGGCGAAGTCGTAGATTTGCGTGGCGTCGATGAAGTTGGCGGGATCTGGACGGCGTCGCGCTTCTGCATTGGCTTCGGCGAGTGAGTTTAGCGGCGACGTCGCCCGATTGGTCTGCGCACGTGTTCCGGGCGCGAACACAAACGCGAGGACAAAGGCAATAGCTGAGGTCGTGAGCGCGCAGCGTCTCATGGCGTGCCCCGCGGATAAGTCGCCGCCGGCGTCTCCGGTGAGATCGAGAATTCCGTGATGAAGAGACCCAGCGGATTGTGCATGAGCGCATCGGCATTACGTGGCTGGTCAAAGCGGATGGTGAAAAGCCCGGTGAAACTCTGATTGGTGCGCGCATCTGCGCCATGTGTGGCTTCGATCCAGCTCGCTGCCATAAATGGCCGAGGCGCTGTCCGGCAGCACTTCAATGCGCTCAATCGCACTCGCGGGAATGGAGCTGATGTCGGTGAAATTGCCGCGTAAACCCATCACGGGCTGGCGCCGGCCGTTGACGAGCGTGAGCGTGGCGTCAGCGCCCAAGCCGCGCAGATTGACGCCAGAGCCGCCGCCGATATTGCCATTCTGAAACGAGACGTGTTGGGCAAAGCCGCCGCCGAAATTCTGCGGCAGCGTGCGCATCAACTCTTCGCTGGTCGCAAGCCCGCTCTCTTCGATGGCGACGTGGTCCAGCGTCACCACATGGGAGCCAATGGGGCCGGCGCCGCGGATGCGAGTGCCAGTGACGACAAGGTCATCGCCGTCGATTGGATCCAATGCGGCGGGCGCGGGACGGTTCGGCGCCGTCGTCGACGCCGGCGCGTCGGTTGGGATCAGCCGGGCCTCGCCCTGGGGGCGGGAAGGATATTCCAGGCGCACGACGCCGTCGGCGCCCACGTTGGCGCTGATATCGGCGCCAGAGAGGAGAATGCGCAGCGCATCCGCGCGCGTGTGCGCGCCGACAAGCGCCGGCGCGCGTACGCCTGAAACTTCATCATAGGCAAACAAGACTTCGACGCCGGATTGTTGCGCGAAGGCCAGAAGGGCGGCCGGCAGCGGTTGGGCGGGAATGTTATAGCTGACAGGCCGCTCGGATGTATTCGACGTTTGGGCGTCAGCATGCGCCGCCATGGGAAGCGCGCTCGTTGAGGTCAAAAGTGCAGCGATGAGGCGTGCGCGAAACGAAGAGCGTAATGGCGCAGATGGCATAGATTCCCCTCCAGCGATCTTCGTTGAGTGGGATCGCTAGAGGTAAGACGAACCAAATGTGCAAAGTACGGTGCGCGAGAGATGTCTTTTATGGCGCAGCGCCAATATCGAACGTCGAAGGCAAACGCGTTTCCTTCAATCGCGCAGCGTAGCGCTGGCCGATGAGGTGCAGATTGCCAAGATTTGGCTTCTTGCAATTGTCCATACGCTCAAGATCTTCAAGCTCCGCCTCGTTGAGGAAGAGGCCAAGGTCTTTTTGTTGCGTTTCGCCGTCGAGCGGCGCGTCCACGCGCTCGAAATGCAAGAGCGGCTTCCCAGCAATATTGGTGTCGGCCAAACCGGACACTTCGCCGTTGAGGATGAAGGGCTCGGTTGAATAAGACAGCGCCTGCATCGTCATCAAAGCTTGGAAGGACGATTGGTGGATCAAACCCGTTAGCGCATCGCTCGCCTGAAACCCAACGATCTTGCCCGCGAAGTCCGCTTGATCCCTCAAATAGCGTTTGTAGCCGGTGCCGACGCTTAACATGAAAAGCTCATCAACGCCGGCTTTCCAACCGAGCTTATATTCTGCGCCAAGTACGTAGATGAGCGTGGCTAAGGACGGATTGTTGAGCCCGCTCATTGCGCCGTCGAGAAAGAGCCCGGTCTGAGCGTTGCCAATCGGTAGAATGATCGGATCAAAATAGGTGGGGGCGGCCGCACTCGCCCGCACCAAATGCCTGATGGGGCGGGTGGAATCGTGCCTCCAATATTTGCCCTCCTTATTGTTGCACAAGATCCACGCCGAGCCATTGTCCATGCGATGGCACGTGATCAACAAGCCCGTGCGCAGGCCGTGACCGCCGAGCGTCGTCTCGTGTAGGGCGTCCTTCAATTCCGCGTCGAATGGGCCCGCTTCATATTTGGCCTGGAGCACAGGGGCGCCCGCCCGCGGCTTGGAGAAGATGAGGGGGCCCAGCTCCTCATAGGCTGCGCGCACCTCTTTCATGGTTTTCCCAAGCGCCAGCAGCGCGGCGATTATTGAACCTGTCGATGTCCCCGCGATGAGGTCGAAATAGTCGGAGAGCACGAAGGTTGGCTGTTTCTCGGCAGGTTGACGCGCGCGCAGGATCGCTTCGACCCGCTCAAGCACGGCCACGCTCAAGAGCCCGCGTATGCCCCCGCCGTCGAGGCACAGCACGCGCTTGCGTCCTTCCGAGAAAAGATGCCGGTCGACTTCCTTGCCCATTCCCGCCTCCACTACCGCAGGTTATAATGGCTGCGTGAGCGGGTCATCCTTAAATCCATCTCCAGGACGCGCCCCCTCAGGGGAGCGCGGCGCGACAGAAGCCGAGCGCCTTGTCTTTCTTTCCTATCACAAGCCCAATCACGCCATTGCGGCCGCACTGGCCGAAGCGTTCGATCGTCGTCGCGCGGAAGAGGGGCTCGATGTCGCGCTCTGGTTCGACGCAGACCTGGCGGGCGGCGATCGATGGCCATCGATCGTTGAGTCGAGGCTGCGTGCCGCAGACATCATTCTATTCTTGGTCACGGACGCTTCCGTTAACGCCACTTATATGTGGCATGACGAACTTGCCATCGCGCGCGAGCGCATGCGCCAAGGTGTCCGTGTTATCCCCTTGCGCTTCAGCAACGTAAGCGTCCCCATCTATCGGGATGCCGAGACCCGTCACCTCCATCGGCTCCCCGATAAGACCGTAGGCGAATTGGGTGAGGCGGCATGGATAGAAGCTGTTCTAGATGGAGTCTTCAACTCGATCATCGCCAGCTTGCGCCAGCATCCCGCCCCCTCGGGCATGCTCGTAGAAGCGATCGCACATGCGCGCCAGCTCGCGGATGAACTCGCGCTGAGCGTTAGCGGTG is drawn from Vitreimonas flagellata and contains these coding sequences:
- a CDS encoding integrase core domain-containing protein; the encoded protein is MDWSLALGFVLGWVACWCSPRRLIAWHDALYRAWWRMISERRGGRPRISPELIALIRRMARENPLWGSPRIHGELLKLGFTLAQSTVSKYMPPRARHPSQSWRTFLTTHAKHIVGIDMLTVRTLGFDTLYAFVVLGHERRRILHVEVTPRANAYWLACEIACALGNASIEAPILVRDNDRLYGAVFRRQLRAIGVRDHPTQPRSPWQNGHVERLIGSIRRECLDHHIILNAAHLRRVLRDYADYYNFDRTHLTLGKDSPLTRPVEPRGGIVSRRVLGGLHRRYSRGPPK
- a CDS encoding helix-turn-helix transcriptional regulator, whose product is MNSKPDRSLPQLELFGSNPNSGRKAKRKARSSKTVAKETPAIPALSAPIAPPPNALLDVRRAAARLGLSKSTLDKMRMKGKGPPFVKSTDRSVRYDPIDLDKWIDERRRQSS
- a CDS encoding TrbI/VirB10 family protein; translation: MTNSTTGASDDEVPIRPKPHIPPTISIRASAPKPRRLSRKLLMGGALLLGSAIALALLQGLSRPERERRAETESQQSQANISPPEAIREAPDTYDANTLAPPIDPERDYFWGDQGPPGGASEANENAPAPGAGNAASAPAQSQSPDLADAESARISGLLFSRTRSNTRSVSTEDSAVLQSGYRPPQSRFTLQAGSTISAALLTALNSDQPGRVIAQVSENVFDSVTGNHLLIPQGARLIGAYDADTRYGDQRLRVTWRRLIMPNGWSISLEDMPGTDAAGTAGLSGQADAHLGRIAFASILSGVLSVAANEAESDDEDRVSASVGDASAQEAARVGGRLVDRELDVRPTLRIRAGARVRVLVSQDIILGPYRP
- a CDS encoding TrbG/VirB9 family P-type conjugative transfer protein, with amino-acid sequence MRRCALTTSAIAFVLAFVFAPGTRAQTNRATSPLNSLAEANAEARRRPDPANFIDATQIYDFADGALYEIYAAPGFISAVLLEPGETITSIAAGDTTRWMVEEASSGHEGETRPLILVKPLRGGVRTNILVVTDRRVYSLEAIAVAGQTYSARTAWRYAAADPASLAEGYADPTAINTGYRIRVARGPSPRWLPRSVYDDGQRTYIEFPPELATTEAPPLFVLDGGEPALVNYRTISNRYVIDRLFDAAELRLGGERPTIVRITRNGASTHPPTTPRRRR
- a CDS encoding VirB8/TrbF family protein encodes the protein MAASWIEATHGADARTNQSFTGLFTIRFDQPRNADALMHNPLGLFITEFSISPETPAATYPRGTP
- a CDS encoding TonB-dependent receptor plug domain-containing protein, which encodes MAAHADAQTSNTSERPVSYNIPAQPLPAALLAFAQQSGVEVLFAYDEVSGVRAPALVGAHTRADALRILLSGADISANVGADGVVRLEYPSRPQGEARLIPTDAPASTTAPNRPAPAALDPIDGDDLVVTGTRIRGAGPIGSHVVTLDHVAIEESGLATSEELMRTLPQNFGGGFAQHVSFQNGNIGGGSGVNLRGLGADATLTLVNGRRQPVMGLRGNFTDISSIPASAIERIEVLPDSASAIYGSELDRSHTWRRCAHQSEFHRAFHHPL
- a CDS encoding patatin-like phospholipase family protein, translating into MGKEVDRHLFSEGRKRVLCLDGGGIRGLLSVAVLERVEAILRARQPAEKQPTFVLSDYFDLIAGTSTGSIIAALLALGKTMKEVRAAYEELGPLIFSKPRAGAPVLQAKYEAGPFDAELKDALHETTLGGHGLRTGLLITCHRMDNGSAWILCNNKEGKYWRHDSTRPIRHLVRASAAAPTYFDPIILPIGNAQTGLFLDGAMSGLNNPSLATLIYVLGAEYKLGWKAGVDELFMLSVGTGYKRYLRDQADFAGKIVGFQASDALTGLIHQSSFQALMTMQALSYSTEPFILNGEVSGLADTNIAGKPLLHFERVDAPLDGETQQKDLGLFLNEAELEDLERMDNCKKPNLGNLHLIGQRYAARLKETRLPSTFDIGAAP